The Novipirellula caenicola DNA segment ACCAACCAAGTCGACTCGATACTAAACGCTCCCAATCGGAACACGCGTGATCTTATGAACATCCCATCGACATCCCCCTTGGCGTCATCCGCTTCGTCGTTTGATCAACACGCGATATCCAAACAGCCCGAGGCTCCTGTCAACGAGACCCAAGAAGCGTTCACCGAGTTTGTCGGTCAAACGCTGTTTGGCAGCATGCTCGATTCAATGCGGAAAACCGTGGGCAAGCCTGCCTACATGCACGGCGGCCGGACCGAGGAAGTGTTCCAACAGCAGATGGATCAATTGATTGTCGAGGATTTGACCGAAGCCTCGGCAAGCTCGATTGCCGATCCGATGTACCAATTATTTCAAATGAGCCGTAGCGCGTAGTATCATGCAAACAAACAAAACGTGGGCAAACCGTGTCGCGGACTACGTCGACGAATTGGAAGTCGTGGCCACCAACGTCCAGCAATTGGTAGCCAATTCGCGGATTCAAACCAAAGCGTCTGCCGCCAGCGAAGTCGCCGAATCCGGCTTGGAATTACTCGAAGCGGTCGGACGTCTCGAAACCATGGTCGAGCAGCGTGAGCAGTTGTTGTCGGACGCTCAAGCTCCCGCATCGGGCACCACGCTAATCGAAAAACTGCGTCAGTCGGGCGAGATCGATCTGGCAGATCGCAGCCAATCGGTCGCTCACATCATCGCCACCACTCATCAAGCCGCAGTGTCGCTGTTTGTATGCCAGTACCATTTGGCCAGCCATTCACAGGAGATCCTGCGGTTGTTGGCTGGACTGGACACGCCACGCACCTATCGCCGATCCGGTTCAGGGGAAGAACGAGAACGCGGCGGCGGCCAATTGTTCAACGACGCCGCGTAAGACCGGATCCCGTCTTGAATTTCGGGATACCGAAACTCACCAACGGCTAGTTGATTTACCGAGCCGCAACGCGTCAGTTTTGAGGTTGCGTTTTTGTATTGAGGGGCAAAGCCCCGGACGTTTACCTAGCCCAGCCCAACGGGCTGGGACCAAGAAAACCAATGAATTGTAGGGCCAACGGTCCGGCCGTTTGCAGGGACTCAATGAGGGCGGCTAGGCAAATTGCTGGGCCTTTGGCCCGAAGAACGTTTAAACTCGCAACATCAGAACGCGTCAGCGACTTGGTCCCACGCAGTACCCGGTGCCTTGCAGTCAACGCCATCTAATTTTGGGTAGCGGTGCGGCGCGAGGCCCGCTCGGTTGCAGCGAGTAAAAGTTCGATTTTGACTGGGCGGCTCGCGCCGCTCCGCTACGAGAACCACCCGTTTGGCATCAAAATCGACGGCATTGGGGGGCAGTGATTGATTGACGCTGCTGGGTCCGCAACTAGACTAGATCTCTCGAGCGACCGCGTTGTCCTGAAAACGCCTTCTCTTGTGTCGCCACTGTCTCGATGGGAGCGTCGCGGTGCGCCGCCGTATAGCGAACGATTGTTGTGTCGACGTCTACTGAATCCTCTGCCGCAACCCCTGCTACGTTCCCTAGGTCCGCTTTGGCCACCGATGATCATCAAGTCCATGAATCTCCCTCGATCGAAAACGTTGCAAACACCCTGTTGATGCGTTCAGCTCCCACCGTCTCCCCCTCCACAGACCTGCTAGTTGATTGCGTCCCCTTTTCCCATTTGGACGAGGCGGATCTGCAAGATTGGGAGCGTTTGCGCGGCTCACGTGCTGAATTTGCTAGCCCATTTTTCTCGCCTTCGTTCGCGGCAGCCACGGATACAGCACGGGGTGGCGATGTGGAAATCGCCCGCATCCGCCGCGGCGATCAATTGGTCGGATTGTGGGCGTTTCACCGAATTCGCGGCGTTGCCTGGCCGGTCGGTCGCTGCTTCAACGACGCGCACAACATTATCGCATCTAATACTGTGGCAATCGATTGGCGGTGGTTGTTAAAAGAATTGAATCTAAAGGCGTTCCATTTCCATTCGCTTGTCGGTCCTGCCGACGGGTTGGCCGAGCAAGATTGCTTTGAAACGATTGCGGCGTTCTCGTTGCAGTTGGGCGATGATTCGCCGGCGGCGCTTCGCCGTTTGGAACAGGTCCACACGACGCTAAAAAAACAGCATCAGAAAACGCGAAAAATGGCACGCGAGCTGGGGGAAATCTCGCTCGAACTTGATTGTCGCGACGCCGATCTGCTTGACCGCACGATCCAGCTGAAACGAGAACAATACCTCCGCACCAAGCCACTTGATGTGTTTGCCTCGCCCTGGTCCCACGTCATGCTGCGTCATTTGTTCGACAAACCACGCTGCGGAGCGTATGGGATGTTGTCGGTCCTGCGAGCGGGCGATCACTTGGTGGCAGCCCATTACGGCGTTCGCGAAGGCGACCTGCTGCATTATTGGTTTCCTGTGTACGACCCTCGCTTTGCGATCTACTCGCCAGGCACCGCGTTGTTCAAGAGCATCGTGCATAGCGCAACCAACTACGGCATCCGCACGATCGACATGGGATACGGCGAACCCACGTACAAACGCAAACAAACCGACACCCAAAGTCGTGTTTTGTATGGGGTCACCTCACCATCGACCCCCTATCACGCGTGGCATCGGCTGCAGCATCAAACCCATCAATTAGCTCGCCACCTGCCATTCAAACAGCGAGTCAAAAAGTGGATGCGGACCATCGGCCCGCTTTCCCCGCCATCGCCCTTGTCGTAACGGCGGCTCCGCTAGCAAAAGCAGTTGGACGACGATGGCCCTCGTCTTACAATCGGTTTGGATCCCAATGCCTCCAAATTCGGATTGATCATGCTCGAGCCTAGTGCACCTGTTTACGGCTGTTTCCCGCGTTGGCCTGAAAATGGGCAAGATTTCATTCACCCCAATGACGTGGCCATTGTGACCCGCCGCATTCCCAGCGAGCGTGTGTTTCGCCGTCACAAGTTCGACGGCACTTATTACCACTATCAATACGGCAAGGTCCG contains these protein-coding regions:
- a CDS encoding GNAT family N-acetyltransferase; this translates as MSTSTESSAATPATFPRSALATDDHQVHESPSIENVANTLLMRSAPTVSPSTDLLVDCVPFSHLDEADLQDWERLRGSRAEFASPFFSPSFAAATDTARGGDVEIARIRRGDQLVGLWAFHRIRGVAWPVGRCFNDAHNIIASNTVAIDWRWLLKELNLKAFHFHSLVGPADGLAEQDCFETIAAFSLQLGDDSPAALRRLEQVHTTLKKQHQKTRKMARELGEISLELDCRDADLLDRTIQLKREQYLRTKPLDVFASPWSHVMLRHLFDKPRCGAYGMLSVLRAGDHLVAAHYGVREGDLLHYWFPVYDPRFAIYSPGTALFKSIVHSATNYGIRTIDMGYGEPTYKRKQTDTQSRVLYGVTSPSTPYHAWHRLQHQTHQLARHLPFKQRVKKWMRTIGPLSPPSPLS
- a CDS encoding rod-binding protein, which gives rise to MNIPSTSPLASSASSFDQHAISKQPEAPVNETQEAFTEFVGQTLFGSMLDSMRKTVGKPAYMHGGRTEEVFQQQMDQLIVEDLTEASASSIADPMYQLFQMSRSA